A section of the Spirochaetaceae bacterium genome encodes:
- a CDS encoding helix-turn-helix domain-containing protein, with protein MYYEATINQEPDGFNVWFEDLPGIYTCGDNLEEALLNAEDALNFVLSYPLKVAFKQPLTFTYAPNTYLIKVKKSVAFALNLRWQREALNITQAEMAKRLKINQSAYQRLEDTAKSNATLKLIERVEKALNTTLFDITYKPAAI; from the coding sequence ATGTATTACGAAGCAACGATAAACCAAGAACCTGATGGTTTTAATGTGTGGTTTGAAGATTTACCCGGTATTTATACTTGCGGCGATAATTTAGAGGAAGCTTTACTTAATGCTGAAGATGCCTTAAATTTTGTACTTAGTTATCCATTAAAGGTGGCTTTTAAGCAACCATTAACTTTTACCTATGCCCCTAATACCTATTTAATAAAAGTAAAAAAAAGTGTTGCCTTTGCCCTTAATTTGCGCTGGCAGCGAGAGGCTTTAAATATTACCCAAGCCGAGATGGCAAAACGTTTAAAGATTAACCAGTCGGCTTACCAACGGCTAGAAGATACGGCTAAAAGTAATGCCACCCTTAAGCTTATTGAAAGGGTAGAAAAAGCTTTAAATACCACCCTTTTTGATATAACTTATAAACCTGCCGCTATTTAA